In Candidatus Kryptobacter tengchongensis, the following are encoded in one genomic region:
- a CDS encoding exopolyphosphatase / guanosine-5'-triphosphate,3'-diphosphate pyrophosphatase, translated as MNGMQLLRENKPTKIASIDIGTNTILLLIAEIKNNKIIPLYNAQFIARLGKNVDASGLIQKEAFGKVLNAISEFKTIAEKFNVDKIIAIGTSALRDAKNKDELIEFIVKKTGIKIKVISGEEEARLTYLGAVSGLDEKILNSKITVIDIGGGSTEIINGYGFEIKQFKSLNIGAVRITEKFLEHSPPLEKEINNAKNFINTEFKKIESDFDFENSTLIGVAATITTLAAYDLKLETYNGEKVNMHEMAFETIEKAYKTFKKFSIDEIKKIPQISKGREDVIFAGVLILREFMKKFKFSRIIASDRGVRYGVILDLL; from the coding sequence ATGAATGGTATGCAACTGTTGCGAGAAAATAAACCCACAAAAATTGCATCAATTGATATCGGAACAAATACAATTCTTCTTTTAATTGCCGAAATCAAAAATAATAAAATAATCCCCCTATACAATGCCCAGTTCATAGCACGATTAGGTAAAAATGTTGATGCAAGTGGCTTAATACAAAAAGAAGCCTTCGGAAAAGTTTTGAATGCAATATCTGAATTTAAAACGATCGCTGAAAAATTTAATGTTGATAAAATAATTGCCATCGGAACAAGTGCCTTAAGAGATGCAAAAAATAAAGATGAACTCATTGAATTCATAGTTAAAAAGACAGGAATTAAAATTAAAGTCATATCTGGTGAAGAAGAAGCAAGATTGACATATCTTGGAGCAGTAAGCGGACTTGATGAAAAAATTTTAAACTCAAAAATAACCGTCATTGATATCGGAGGAGGTAGCACGGAAATAATAAACGGTTATGGATTTGAGATAAAACAATTTAAATCTCTTAACATCGGGGCTGTGCGTATAACCGAAAAATTTCTTGAACATTCACCACCCCTTGAGAAGGAAATAAACAACGCAAAAAATTTCATAAACACAGAATTTAAAAAAATTGAAAGCGATTTTGACTTTGAAAACTCAACTCTCATTGGCGTCGCTGCAACGATCACAACGCTTGCAGCCTATGATTTAAAACTTGAAACATACAATGGAGAAAAAGTTAACATGCACGAAATGGCTTTTGAAACTATTGAAAAAGCCTATAAAACATTTAAAAAATTTAGCATTGATGAAATCAAAAAAATCCCACAAATTTCAAAAGGGAGGGAAGATGTCATTTTCGCCGGAGTTTTAATTCTGCGAGAATTTATGAAAAAGTTTAAATTTAGCAGAATTATCGCAAGCGATAGAGGAGTAAGATACGGCGTTATACTTGACCTTCTCTAA
- a CDS encoding ribosomal protein L11 methyltransferase gives MKQRFWIEISISNAPENVKDEIIYLAGELGTAGCWEDENMLKCYFKEEEKVNEILNLIQNLQKGNPTLEISIKEIPDEDWNKIWEQSIEPIEVGEKFVIKPTWKEYHNPAKIIIQIDPKMAFGTGHHETTRLMLKAIEKYIKPNCKVLDVGTGSGILAIAAIKLGAKIAIGVDNDHWAYKNAIENAEINNVKEKFKVMLGSIDDVNETDFDFILANINKNAIINMMEKFYNKLKDNGLLIISGYLDFEHGIIEEYLQMHNFEIIDVLKENEWYATVARK, from the coding sequence ATGAAACAGCGTTTTTGGATTGAAATATCTATATCAAATGCCCCTGAAAATGTAAAAGACGAAATAATTTACCTTGCTGGCGAACTTGGAACTGCTGGATGTTGGGAAGATGAAAATATGCTCAAATGTTATTTCAAAGAAGAAGAAAAAGTAAATGAAATTCTGAACCTGATTCAAAATTTGCAAAAAGGAAACCCCACTTTAGAAATATCAATTAAAGAAATCCCCGACGAAGACTGGAACAAGATATGGGAACAAAGCATTGAACCAATTGAGGTCGGCGAAAAATTCGTGATAAAACCAACCTGGAAAGAATATCATAACCCCGCGAAAATAATCATTCAAATTGACCCTAAAATGGCTTTCGGAACAGGACATCACGAAACCACACGACTTATGTTAAAAGCAATTGAAAAATATATTAAGCCAAACTGCAAAGTTCTTGATGTTGGCACTGGTTCCGGAATACTTGCAATAGCTGCAATTAAACTTGGTGCTAAAATAGCCATTGGGGTTGATAACGACCACTGGGCTTATAAAAATGCCATTGAAAACGCAGAAATTAACAATGTTAAAGAAAAATTTAAAGTGATGCTTGGCTCAATTGATGATGTGAATGAAACTGACTTTGATTTCATCCTTGCAAACATAAATAAAAATGCAATCATCAACATGATGGAAAAGTTTTACAATAAACTTAAAGACAACGGACTTCTAATCATATCAGGTTACCTTGACTTTGAACATGGAATAATTGAGGAATATCTTCAAATGCACAATTTTGAAATAATTGATGTCCTGAAAGAAAATGAATGGTATGCAACTGTTGCGAGAAAATAA